In Oryza sativa Japonica Group chromosome 2, ASM3414082v1, the following are encoded in one genomic region:
- the LOC4329131 gene encoding OPA3-like protein, whose protein sequence is MILPLAKLGTLALKTMSKPIAIRLKTEASRHPQFRQLIINLAQTNHRVSTNIQRRIYGHSTKVEIRPLNEEKAVQAAADLIGELFVFSVAGAAVIFEVQRSARSEARKEEARRNEVEALRQKEDQLAREIEIVKQKLGEIERQANSRGLSGVLFRSSSAPDQTKAS, encoded by the exons atgaTCCTTCCGCTGGCGAAGCTGGGGACGCTGGCGCTGAAGACGATGTCGAAGCCGATCGCCATCCGCCTCAAGACGGAGGCCAGCCGCCACCCTCAGTTCCGCCAGCTCATCATCAACCTCGCCCAG ACAAATCATCGGGTCTCCACAAATATCCAGAGAAGAATATATGGCCATTCAACTAAGGTTGAGATTCGGCCTTTGAACGAGGAGAAAGCTGTTCAAGCTGCTGCTGATCTTATTGGGGAGCTCTTTGTTTTCTCG GTTGCTGGGGCTGCTGTAATCTTTGAGGTGCAAAGAAGCGCAAGGTCCGAGGCCCGAAAAGAGGAGGCTCGTAGAAACGAAGTTGAG GCGTTGAGGCAAAAGGAGGATCAGTTGGCTCGGGAGATAGAGATTGTGAAGCAGAAACTTGGCGAGATAGAGCGCCAAGCTAATTCTCGAGGTCTCTCTGGAGTTCTTTTCAGAAGCAGCAGTGCTCCAGACCAAACAAAGGCCTCATGA
- the LOC4329132 gene encoding rac-like GTP-binding protein 7: MSTARFIKCVTVGDGAVGKTCMLISYTSNTFPTDYVPTVFDNFSANVVVDGNTVNLGLWDTAGQEDYNRLRPLSYRGADVFLLAFSLISKASYENIHKKWIPELRHYAPNVPIVLVGTKLDLREDKQFFLDHPGLAPISTAQGEELKRMIGAAAYIECSSKTQQNVKSVFDSAIKVVLCPPKPKKKNTRKQRSCWIL, translated from the exons ATGAGCACGGCGAGGTTCATCAAGTGCGTcaccgtcggcgacggcgccgtcggCAAGACATGCATGCTCATCTCCTACACCAGCAACACTTTCCCCACG GATTATGTGCCGACGGTTTTCGACAACTTCAGCGCCAACGTGGTCGTCGACGGCAACACGGTGAACCTTGGGCTCTGGGATACTGCTG GACAAGAGGATTACAATAGGCTGAGGCCTCTCAGCTACAGAGGAGCTGATGTCTTTTTACTAGCATTTTCCCTCATCAGCAAAGCGAGCTATGAGAATATTCACAAGAAG TGGATACCAGAGCTGAGGCATTATGCTCCTAATGTGCCAATCGTATTAGTTGGAACCAAGCTTG ACTTGCGTGAGGACAAGCAGTTCTTCCTGGACCACCCTGGTCTAGCACCTATTTCCACTGCACAG GGGGAGGAGCTGAAGAGGATGATAGGTGCTGCGGCGTACATCGAATGCAGCTCCAAGACGCAGCAG AATGTGAAATCAGTATTCGACTCGGCGATCAAAGTTGTACTTTGCCCGCCAAAgccgaagaagaagaacacCAGGAAGCAGAGGAGTTGCTGGATCCTATGA